One region of Triticum aestivum cultivar Chinese Spring chromosome 6B, IWGSC CS RefSeq v2.1, whole genome shotgun sequence genomic DNA includes:
- the LOC123137017 gene encoding cytochrome c oxidase subunit 2-like: protein MILRSLSCRFLTIALCDAAEPWKLGSQDEATPMIEGIIDLHHDIFFFLILILVFVSRMLVRALWHFNEQNNPIPQRIVHGTTIEIIRTIFPSVILLFIAIPSFALLYSMDGVLVDLAITIKAIGHQWYRIKFGGRRASTQPYEYSDYNSSDEPSLTFDSYTIPEDDLELGQSRLLEVDNRVVVPAKTHLRMIVTPADVPHSWVVPSSGVKCDAVPGRSNLTSISVQREGVYYGQCSEIRGTNHAFTPIVVEAVTLKDYADWVSNQLILQTN from the exons ATGATTCTTCGTTCATTATCATGTCGATTCCTCACAATCGCTCTTTGTGATGCTGCGGAACCATGGAAATTAGGATCTCAAGACGAAGCAACACCTATGATAGAAGGAATCATTGACTTACATCATGATATCTTTTTCTTCCTCATTCTTATTTTGGTTTTCGTATCACGGATGTTGGTTCGCGCTTTATGGCATTTCAACGAGCAAAATAATCCAATACCACAAAGGATTGTTCATGGAACTACTATCGAAATTATTCGGACCATATTTCCAAGTGTCATTCTTTTGTTCATTGCTATACCATCGTTTGCTCTGTTATACTCAATGGACGGGGTATTAGTAGATCTAGCCATTACTATCAAAGCTATTGGACATCAATGGTATCGGA TCAAGTTTGGGGGGAGGCGGGCGTCGACCCAACCTTATGAGTATTCGGATTATAACAGTTCCGATGAACCGTCACTCACTTTTGACAGTTATACGATTCCAGAAGATGATCTAGAATTGGGTCAATCACGTTTATTAGAAGTTGACAATAGAGTGGTTGTACCAGCCAAAACTCATCTACGTATGATTGTAACACCCGCTGATGTACCTCATAGTTGGGTTGTACCTTCCTCAGGTGTCAAATGTGATGCCGTACCTGGTCGTTCAAATCTTACCTCCATCTCGGTACAACGAGAAGGAGTTTACTATGGTCAGTGCAGTGAGATTCGTGGAACTAATCATGCCTTTACGCCTATCGTCGTAGAAGCAGTGACTTTGAAAGATTACGCGGATTGGGTATCCAATCAATTAATCCTCCAAACCAACTAA
- the LOC123137016 gene encoding NADH dehydrogenase [ubiquinone] iron-sulfur protein 3-like, protein MDNQSIFQYSWEILPKKWVHKMKRSEHGNRSYTNTNYPFPLLCFLKWHTYTRVQVSIDICGVGHPSRKRRFEVVHNLLSTRYNSRIRVQTSADEVTRISPVVSLFPSAGRWEREVWDISGVSSINHPDLRRISTNYGFEGHPLRKDFPLSGYVEVRYDDPEKRVVSEPIEMTQEFRYFDFASPWEQRSDG, encoded by the coding sequence ATGGATAACCAATCCATTTTCCAATATAGTTGGGAGATTTTACCTAAGAAATGGGTACATAAAATGAAAAGATCAGAACATGGGAATAGATCTTATACCAATACTAACTACCCATTTCCATTGTTGTGCTTTCTAAAATGGCATACCTATACAAGGGTTCAAGTTTCAATTGATATTTGCGGAGTGGGTCATCCCTCTCGAAAACGAAGATTTGAAGTTGTCCATAATTTACTGAGTACTCGGTATAACTCACGCATTCGTGTACAAACAAGTGCAGACGAAGTAACACGAATATCTCCGGTAGTCAGTCTATTTCCATCAGCCGGCCGGTGGGAGCGAGAAGTATGGGATATCTCTGGTGTTTCTTCCATCAATCATCCGGATTTACGCCGTATATCAACAAATTATGGTTTCGAGGGTCATCCATTACGAAAAGACTTTCCACTGAGTGGATATGTGGAAGTACGCTATGATGATCCAGAGAAACGTGTGGTTTCTGAACCCATTGAGATGACCCAAGAATTTCGCTATTTCGATTTTGCTAGTCCTTGGGAACAGCGTAGCGACGGATAA